DNA sequence from the Thunnus albacares chromosome 22, fThuAlb1.1, whole genome shotgun sequence genome:
TCTACATGAGtatttattttgtccaccaCCTACACGATCAGTTAAAAAAGGCTGTTAGGGGTCTTTTGATAACACATTTAACTGCTCAAACTGACCTGTTTTTCTGACAAGTTGTTGTTGAATGCTAATCTTCCAtcattagagaaaaagtcactGCGTAGAGGCTGGGTATCCTGGAAAGACAAGATGCAGTTTCAGTACTGTTTTAGAGTTCTGAAAATTCAGATTGAATTTATGGATGATTTGCCTTTAGATTAGACTAGACATTATGTTAGGTCAACATGTTAAGCTTCCTCTCTGCATTCTCTGCAAAAACTTTCTCCCTTCAGTTCTTATAAAAGTCTTATTACACAGTCTCCATTACTTCCTTTGACTGATTTCAGCTTGTAAAAACAGTCTGTCCCTGGCTTTCCACACTCTGCGCTATATTTCCCAGCCTGGGAATGTCTAAGCTGCATAttccaccccaccccaccccgcctttttttcaataaaagcCTATAAAACTGTCCTTAAGAAAgaacatgacaaaatgttttgttcttaTCAAGTTTGTCCTTTCAACAAACATCCAATTTCCAGTATATGTTTTACTGCACCATCTCTTCAAGCCATATCCAGTAGATTTCCAGTACATTGGAGAAGTTTATAGCATGGTGAGAGCGGCTTACTTCTTataaacacaaagtcacattttaGGTTTGAGTTGCTATGACTCACATTTTTTATGGCTCCTACTGCTTTATTGCCCATGTTAGTGTCAAAGTGGTTGCTATAGCACTGCTCTTTGTGTTTAGACGGCTATGATGGAGTGAAGGAATGGAGTATAATAATTTAACAGCGCTTCCTGTTTCAGCCTCCAGctgaaatgtatgaaaatgttcGATATTTTTTCTTGATTGAATAAGTGAAGCAATGagtcaattattttatttacttttatttctttatttttgaataacattttatttagtttttttaagtaatgacaataaaacacgGTGGATATAcaaatctaaattaaaaataagattaataaatacacataaagaAATTAAGCCAATTATCAAAAGAGTTGCCAATTACTTCTATGTTGTTCGACTAATCAGTTGATCACCTaataatttcagctctaatgtTTCTGTgcaatgtttctgtttgtcatgACCCGTGGCTTCAGTGAGAGTTGTTAGCAAAGCATCCATGCATGTCTGTCTTGGAATGGCAGCAATGCACATTAGcagatatacagacacacaacatTGGACCTGTGTCTTTTGCGGATATAGGAATCTCCAGAATTCAAATCCTCGAGCATTGGACTGTATGGAAAAGGaacagtaagtaagtaaaatttatttatatagtgcttttcACAGACATTAGTCACAAATTGCTGTACATGAGCATAATGCCAGAAATACACAATctgtaataaaaatacacagtaaaaaatattgaagaaagaaaaaataaaaataaaaatacacaataaaaacatataaacataaatttCTGACTTCTTAGAGGTTACCCAAATGCCTTTCTAAACAGGTATATTTTCAGCtggtttttaaatgaataaacagaatCAGCAGACCTTAAGAATGCAGGCAGAGCACTCCATAGCTTAGGTGCCACGGCCTCAAAAGCTTGATCACCACAGGTCTTAAAGTGAGTGCGTGGAACAGAGAGAGCGTTTTGCATGTTAGACCTGAGAGAGCAAGCCGATGTATATGGGTGTAATAGTTCAGCTACTTAGGCAGCCAATGAAGAGTTTTAAGTATAGGAGTAATGTGAGATTGTCTATTTCACCTGGTGAATAGTCTTGCGGCAGTATTTTGGATTGTCTACAGACGATTGAGGCCCTGATATGCCCACCCAATCTCGTAACCTCTTTATCAGGATATGATGGTCAACTGTGTCAAACGCAGAACTGAGGTCGAGTAGTACCAGCACAGAACAATCATCCGCATCAGAggacattaaaatgtcattagaGACCCTCAGAAGAGTAGTATCAATAGAGTGCTGTTTTCAAAGCCCAAACTGAAACTTATCATAAATATGGAGCGACAAGCCTTTCGCAAGAGAAGCGTCTAGGTAGAGGAACTGGAGGTGACAGAGAGCTGCTGGACCCAGGAGAAGTCAGAGGggatggagaaggagaaggcAAAGGAGGAAAGTCATGAAGGTCCAGGATGTCATACTTATTCTCCAGCTGGATGTTGTATTGGGGGGCACCTGGGAGGAGTGCCCCCCTCTCTTGCTGCAGGCACCGACTAGTGACCAGGGCTATTGGTGGGATGGAGTGGAGCCAACCAAAGCTTTAGGTCTAGCCCCAAGCCGTGTCCAAGAGTCATCTGATACAGTGACTGGAGGAGCAACAGCAGTAGCAAGAGAGTGTGCAATGGCAGGTTCTGAAGGAGTGGCAGGATAAGGGGCAGTAGCAACAGGTTCTCAGGCACAGGCTGTGTTGGTTGAACAGGCACATGCACTCTCAGTTTATTCCAGTAACTTGAACGtcctttttaactttgaaaaaATCCCATGGTCTTGACAATAACTGAATTTCCCACTGTGGTTATTTTAAATACCAAACACTTGGGATGGAAAACTAACTGGAAGAGTGCAGTTCAGCTTTGTCTTGTTTAAACCTTGACAAACATTTATCAATTTCACAGGTTTTCCACTGAAGACGTATAGGCTACAGGAAGTTTTATTGGATTCACTAGCAACAGCTACGAACTAACAGGTTGGTTGACAGccattgtgttgttgttttttttttgttgcaataGCTGTAGGGTCCCACACCAAGAGTGATGGATATGGATATGCTGTGTGTGATATAAGGATATGCTTGACACAAAAATTGGCAGGTGGTTAGATCCATCATTTCTTGTGGTTGGTCTGTCACTGTTACAATGATGCATCAAGTGCATGAAAATTACATATTATTGCTGTATTGAATGTGTCTGTACCACTATAACTTTGGATTTTTTGAACATGTATTGAAATTGAACGATTTAAATCAGAGGGGTAATGAGATGATTAATtggagaaggaagaagaaaaagccaAGCCCTGAATTTTTCtctaatgtttgatttttggtaaaatattagatcatttgaacatttattgaaatgaaaccatgtgagaagtttagagggaaaaatcactatttggtggaacGTTTAAACACTTTTCCTTCTCAGACATCCAGTAAGTACTATCACAGGTGTGGAGCATTATTACATTTGAGaacaatgtttttgttgacGCAGAGTCTGCACATATTTCAACCTCATCAACCAGCTCTTCCAGGCCATTGTGGCAGTGTGGCAAAGGCATGATCTTTCGctgcttgtgtgtttctttgctcAAAATAAATGATAGTGGCATTAGCTGAAtgcacaaaatgaaataaataaatgaaataaacttaAATCTGTAACTTGACTTGGTTTTCTTTTCGAGTTTGTGCATTTTCTGCAAGCCGGTGTCTGTATTCAGCCAAAGATCATTTGCAAAGAAAGTGACTCCATTCTGTAACACCACGGTACAATCACAAGTGGACTGAGTGTTTTTATAGTTTCAACAACACCAACAGAGTGATATATTTAGTCTTGCTGACTGTGTCACGTCAGTTTCAGGAGTCACATTCTCCAAGTTAAAGTTTCATTTATATCATATCaacaaaaatgatcatttttaaaccAAAACCTCCAGTATTTGGATCAAGTATcttgcaaaaaataataatacgtGTGCCAAATTTAGTGAGCTTCACATATTATTTCATGTGCTGGATACATATTCAATCAACATTGCAtatcttctgctgctgtgtttatatttattgttactATTTTATTGTGCATACTGAGCATCTTTGGCACAATTTTTTCTTTTAGGATAAATTTAGGTCTATCTTATCTAATTTTTACGTTGTAGATTATGGGTATTGGGCGGCATTAACGTAAATATATGTATGAAATCAGCCCTTGTATTGGCAAATACCCGATATTAAAGGACTTGGATCAGGGCCAGGGCCAAAAAACGTAATCAGGACATCCCCAGTCtccaagtttatttatattatattttctcaattttttctACAGTTTGTCTATTAGGGATGTGCTGGTGTCAAATTTTCAAGCTAGGATTAtcataggttaaaaaaaatctcaataaatGGTATTATCGCGATAATCACATTTCTTGAAGTCCTTCTATTGGTGGTAAAATATAGATAAATGACTTCATGATTGCCTTGGATTTCATTCACTCAACAGTGGTCTATATGTACCAAATGTTATTTGTTGGACTGCATaataaataacatcaaatacagtttaaacTCTGTAAACAAAAGTAGGTTGTTCAAAGACAATGAAGTGGAAATAACTTTAAATGCAGGTCAGTTTCTGTGTCTCTATGCACCAGTTCATATTTTGGAAATTCATGGATTTTTCCTGATGAATTTCTGGAGTGCAAGAACTTTGTGTTGTCTGCTCGGTGTTAACAgctaaattaattaaaaaaaaaaaacagataaattagTAAATGCACACAGGACAAAATAACAGTGATACCTGACCTTATAGGCCACTTGTAGCTAAATGAAGTGATAAATGAattatgaataatgaaaatgaataataacTGTTGATGAAGGCAGGAGTGTTGCTCTGTGTTCCTGTGtccactgaaaatgacaaaaaacacaataataatgGTAATGGTTGGTGGTGCTGATTCTGGCTGATGCTTCACTGCAGTATAAAGTAGAGGTAGTATAGCAACATATCTCTAATGTCTATAGATAATACTTCAATATGTGTCACTGCCTGCTTTATAATAAATTCATTGATTTCTGACAATTCATTAGGAGAACCaatctgaaaatatttattccaaaaaaaattaagtaaaagttTAATGTTACATAATGTAATGTGCAAAATCAGTTTCACCAGTATTTGGTATCATATAGCATTCTTCATGAACAACTGCTTATTTGCATGTGTTCTCGCACATGCATAGatccacacacacgcacacacacacacacatgaaaatatcagcCCATGCAGGCTTCATTTTAAGGACATTGTTGATGATTCAACAACATGTACATActttctcattcattcattcaatattcACACCACacagaataatataaaatataatgttaaaattacaCGTCTGCCATTTGCTGGCATCATTATGAgtgacaggaaaagaaaaatcatttgtttGCTTGCCTTGTGTGTGTAACAAGAAAcataacacatacatataaatctGCTGTGACAcgcacaaaacaaaaataattatggTCCTTCATAAGGGCACATCTGCCTATTCTGAGAATAGACAAAAGAATATAACGATTTAAAAATAGTTATTCATTCAGCTTTGTGACAAAAAAAGCCTACTGTTTGACAACTTTATGCTTCTGCAATTTACCATAGGATCTTTTTCTGGCATCACAATTCAATTAGTTGACGGCTCCAGGCCTTACCATGAATTTACTGAGTCATGAGATATTTGCCTGACTGTAATAATGTGGGCTTAGAATGTAACCAGATCCTAACTCTCcctgaaaaatgtataaatccTGACATCTACCAGTGAAAGCCAGGTACTGCTTCTCTTCATTTGGTTTTGAGGTTTGGTTACTTGTAATGGTTCTGATTGTAATAGTGCTTCTTATTTGTGCGTCATTCTAGcaatttaattatatatattctACACTGATTTGCATCAGCGGCATCTGCCTGCAATTATGTAGCTCATAAGACATAAATCCAGCAGTCTTATGGTTACAAAACGAAGATAAAAGGATTACACAAAACATTCAATTAAAAACTCTTCAAAATTAATTGACTTCTTTGTTTCGGAGCTTGTAGCAGATGTGACAACAGTCCAAAGGCTGCAGAAGAGTGACCTCCCTCCACCACTCCCTCTTCTTTCACCTGTGGTGAGCTGACGCAAATAAGCACGATCCTAAGAATCTTGGATATACTGTGTAGACTTAACCTGCTGGGAGATGTTTTAAGTTTATATTCAGTTGCATGTGTTTATGGATAGTGAAGTTTTCTTGTCTCGATTCATGTTTTCTTGTCTCGATTTGGCGTCAGTTTCCTCATAGCATGGCCAGACCCAGCACACCCACAGTGACCAGGAGAGCTATAGTGAAGGATGGGAGAACAGGcaattttttaaacattgaaCTATTAAGAAAAAAGATTTATTAGTCATTCTACAAACAAACGTTATCTCCTAAGGAAGATATTATAGTCTCAGATATCTCACGAAAAACAACCCTATCTCTTATGCTTACCATGTGTCAGGGATTGCTGTAGTGTAACGGCGTGGCTAGTGGTTGGGGCGGcggtagtggtggtggtggtaacTTCATTGGTGACGGTGGCATTAGGATTTGCCAGGTTTACAACAGGAGTCCGTATTGCCGCGGTGGGGGATCCCAGTTCACCAGAAGCTGGAGGTGCaagcaaaagacaaaaaacatcacTGATATGCTTTTAGAACATGAGAAAATATTATCAGTCTCTTCGACTCCCGGAAttgctgatgatgatgtgtgtgaatttgtgtattTGAAATGTTATCTTACTGGCATTGAAAGGTCCAGTGGAGACTGAGATTGAGAAACCTTGTGCTCTAGTTACTTGGTCAGGTACAGTGGCAGCAAATGTACACTGGATTCTGTTTCCATCGACACGGCCCTTCACAGAGTTCACGTTCAGCTTCAGAGAAAAGACAGTTGAATGGGTTTACAATGGTTTATTAATGTAAGCAATATTTATATACCATGCAGATGATGGATTAGGGTTTGCATGAGCAGCATCAGGTTCATAACCAAATTCAGTCAGCTGCAACTATCACTGTgcatgtacatttttttaaacaaatttatCATAGTACTATATTAGATTTTTTCTTATGCAGGAAAACCAACAATAGAGTAAAAGTTCTGCCAGACTGCCATGAAAGTGGGCTCCAACAGACTAATATATATATGCTCACCCAGCTCTATCACCACCACTACACTGAGCCATGTAGAGCCATGTACTCACCTCTGTCAGAGTCAGCTGGCCATTGTTGAGGACAGCGCCAAAGAATTGTACATTGCCATTGTTGTTTGCACAGACGTAGGTGGTGTCATTACCTCCCTGTGGTGTAAAACCAGAGAAAGTAATTAGAAGTTGTTGACACAGATGACTTCAAAAAAACTACATGTTTGGCACAGGCTTAGGTACTTTCATCTGTGAGTGAGTGATAGAACTTGACGTACCGCTGTGGCATCAAGAGACAGGGAGGCAGAGAGGTAGCCAGTAGATTCTCCTGAGAGGCCAAACTCAAAGTTTCGACCACTCGTCTGCctggcagaaagaaagaaacatgatcCTGCTTGTGAGGGGTCGCAGTCAGAGGGCTCATCTGCACACAGCTGTGTGCTCCCACAATCTGCCCTAGAGACAGGTGTCtgcaaggagaggagaaagacttAAGAGGGTGGGataatgtgtgatgtgtgatgagGTTAAACATCATCAGTGGAAGTGAATTTTTACTTTAGCCAATTCTGTTCTATGTCATAGTCTTCTTTGAGTGTTATAAAACCACTCACCTCCAAAGTTTCAACTGTGGTGTTGGGCATCAGTGGGCCAGCAGTTGTAGTGGctggtgctgctgttgtgtgggctcctgtggttgctgctgctgttgtttgggctcctgtggttgctgctgctgttgtgtgggctcctgtggttgctgctgctgttgtttgggctcctgtggttgctgctgctgttgtgtgggtTCCTGcggttgctgctgttgctgtgttgGCTCCTGTGGTTGCAGTGGctggtgctgctgttgtgtgggcTCCTGTGGTTGCAGTGGctggtgctgctgttgtgtgggctcctgtggttgctgctgctgttgtttgggCTCCTGTggttcctgctgctgttgtgtgggtTCCTGcggttgctgctgttgttgtgtggGCTCCTGTGGTTGCTGTGGCTGGTGTTGCTGTCGTGTGGGCTCCTGTGGTTGCAGTGGCTGGTGTTGCTGTTGTGTGGGCTCCTGTGGTTGCAGTGGCTGGTACTGCTGTTGTGTGGGCTCCTGTGGTTGCAGTGGctggtgctgctgttgtgtgggcTCCTGTGGTTGCAGTGGCTGGTGCTGCTGTTGCGGTGCTTTGAGCGTAGATGCCCACAAACATCCAGGACAGTGTCATAAAAAGGACAGTGAGGACCAGTCTGTTGTCCATGCCTAGAGTAGGAAGGGGAAGATCATTCCAttaaatacagtaatataatgAGACACCTCAGCTGCAGTTAGTTGTCAggtgagaaaatatttaaagaaaatgagaaaatgttaccCAAAGGGAGGAGAACATATATATTACTAAAGAAAAGCTGTATTTAATGTTAGCacctttttaattaaatttgctCTGAGGAGTTACATGGTGCATTGGAAAACCAAAACCTTTTTTGACATTATGAACCACATATATATTATCAATGTGAATAAttactgtattaaaataaaaatgtcaatgaacattttaatcaataataatcaatttattctctctttttaaagagCACAGGTCTAGTGTGTAATTTAGCTTACTatgcttttcaaaaatgtttgtaactgtaaagaaaataaaatgataatttgtatgaaattatttttgtcatcATATATTTAACTTAATATTACTTAAATGTACCTAATATTACTGAAACTATGGGCAGAAATATGTGTTAAtagaaactgaatttgaaacatttatatttgaatttgtattgtTTAACTTAAATAATTGCATTGAACTGAATTCAATTTCAtaatattacattcagtttcaagtttattGGATTTCAATTCCAAActaataaattcaatttcaaattgTGTGATTTGAATTCAGTTTTTCAATGCAAGTATTCAAGTAgagcaattcaaattcaaatataaatgattcaaattcagtttctgGTGACACATTTCTGCCTACATGAAACACTTAATAATTAATTGcttaattaaaaacaagaacaagtatttacaaaacagtaaataattaacttaaatgtaatttaaaaagaaactaaTATTCCATTGATTACATGTACACCATATGTCATTCTTCCAGAAGTCATCAAAGAATAGAGA
Encoded proteins:
- the si:cabz01007794.1 gene encoding putative ferric-chelate reductase 1, yielding MPNTTVETLETPVSRADCGSTQLCADEPSDCDPSQAGSCFFLSARQTSGRNFEFGLSGESTGYLSASLSLDATAGGNDTTYVCANNNGNVQFFGAVLNNGQLTLTELNVNSVKGRVDGNRIQCTFAATVPDQVTRAQGFSISVSTGPFNATSGELGSPTAAIRTPVVNLANPNATVTNEVTTTTTTAAPTTSHAVTLQQSLTHALLVTVGVLGLAML